GACGACGTCGACGACGAACCCCGTCGATTCGCTCGCGTCGATGCGACCGTCGTAGACCGAATCGACGGTCACCCGACCGTAGACGTACACCTCTTGTCCGCGCTCGAGGACAGCCTCCTCGTATCGGTCGGGGTCGATCGCCGTCTCGTCGTCAATGGACACCGCCAGCGTCGGATCTCTCGCGTCCTCGGTCCTGGGTCGGCAGCCCTCGTCGTCGATCGTCGCCGCATTGTAGCCCCGCCAGTCCTCGAGTTCCGTCGGCGCGGTCTCACCGGGGTCGACGAGTATCCGCTGGGTCGGTCCCTCGAGCAGGAACCGCCGCGTGCGACCGCCCTCGGTAATCGTCTACTGGCCGACGTACGCGCTCTCCTCGCGAACACGATACTGATACCCGATCACGTCGCGTTTCGAGCCGGGAGCGGTCAGGAGCCCGTCGGGCCCGTCGAACGCGCGCCCGACGACCAGTGCGTATCTCGAATCGGGTGCGTCGCGCGGATCGACCGGTTCGGTCATCACCAAGAGGAACGCGACGAACAACCCGACGGGAACGGCCACGAGAGCAACACCCATCGAGACGACGCCTTCGGCGACCTCGAGCGGCGTACCGCCGCCGGAGATCATTCTATCCGTTGACACTCGAGTACAGCGTCAAAAACGTATCGAGGCTCGATCCGGTTCGCGACCGGTCGGTGGGACCGCGAGTCACGGCGTGCCGACGCCGGTCGAGAACCCCACCGCGTCGGCAATCGTGCGCCGCTTGAGCAGGGCGAAGCCGATGGCGACCAGCACGAAGCCGACGACCGTCAGCACGCCGATCTTCTCGCCGAGCAGGAAGACGCTCGCAACCGTCGCGACGATCGGGACCAGGTAGCCGATCAGCGCCGCCTCGAACGCGCCGTGTTCCTCGAGCACCCTGAAGTAGATCAGGAAGGCGATCGCGGTCGCGAAGACGCCGAGGTAGAGCAGCGCTCCCACCGAGACGGCGCTGATCATCTCGGCGCTAGGCAGCTCGTCGGTACCGAGGCTGACCGTGTGCAAGACGAGTCCACCGATGAGCATCGACCAACCGACCAGCGGCAGCCGATCGATGGTCGGGCCGGCCCGCTGAATCAGGACGCCGCCGAGCGCGACGCTGCAGACCTGCCCGACGATGAGCAGTCGCGGGGCGGTGTTGCCCGCCAGCAGGTTTCCGGGATCGGGCTGGATGACCAGCCCGACGCCCAGAAAGCCGATAGCTGCGCCGACGGCCCCGAGCGCCGAGAGCCGCTCACCCAGCAACGGGATCGCCCATAGCGCAGTGATAATCGGGACCAGCCCCTGCAAGATCGCGGCAACGCCGCTCGGAACCGTCTGCTGGCCGATAAAGAGGAGGCCGTTGCCGGCGATGAGGAAGACGCCGCCGCCCGCGACGGCCATGAGATCGTTCCGCGCGGTCGGTCGCCACTCCTCGACCCGGATAACGGCCGCGATCAGCAACAGGACCGCCGCGATGTCGTACCTGGCGGCCGCGAACAGCAGCGGTGGCAGATACTCGAGGCCGATCGAAATCGCCGGAAAGGAGAATCCCCAGAGGACGGCGAGCAACAGGAAAAGCGATGCGTCGAGGGACCGAGACATACGGTGTGAGTCGGGGACAGTCCCCGAAATCGCTGGCGGTTCCGGTATGGGTCTGCCGCTATCGCGGAGCGGCTCGAGGGGTGCCAGTCGAGTCGCGACCCTGCTCAAGCCACACATTCAACGCGACGCTGCACAACGGCGAACGGACTCGGTCGTACAGCCGTCCCGACCTTTATGCGGTGTCCGTTCGTGGGTCGGCCATGAGTCACTGGACGAGCGTCGTCTTCGAACCCGGCGACCGCGACCCGGACGACGTGGAAGCGGACCTCCGGGCGTCGATCCGATCGGCGGACGAGACCGTCTGTCGGGAACGGGAGGATCCGAAGACGTGGCAGGAAGACGACGGCCGTGTCGGCTGGTACCTCCACGGATTCGCGTACGACGAGACGTTCGCCGCGCTGACGGTGCCCTGTCGTCGCGCGCTCGCGATGGACATCACCGACACCGAGGAGGCGGCGACCGGCTACCTCTACGAGTGGGTCGACGGTGTGTTCCTGCGGACCGATGTCTACACCGACACCGAGTACGGCCGCAAGAGTCTCGATTACTTCCTGCTCGAACACGGGCTACAGGGGGAGCGTCGTGTCTGAGTCGCTGCCCCCGCCGCGTTATGGGCACTCCGCGCGTTCGCCGACCGCCTCGTCGAGCGCGGGACGCCGCGAGGCGACGATACCGAGACGACGGTGACGGCGGCCTGCGAACGCGAGCCCGACGCCGTCCGGGGTGAACTTGCGGCGCTCGCGGACACGGTTCGAGGCGAGTGCGCACCCGAGTTCGACGGCGACCGAGAGGAGGCAGCTCGGACCGTTTTCGCCGCGTTCGCGGTCGCCGGTGGTCGGCTCTTCGCGACCGTGCCCGAGGCCGCGTGGGACGCGGTCGACGCCGCGGTGACCGCCCGCGAATCCGACGGCCCCGTCGGTAGCTACGCCCGTGCGATCGTCCGTACCGTGCCGTTTCCGACCGAATCTGGAACGATGAACGGACCACAGCTCGCCGTCAGCGACGTCAGAGAGCGCCTCGAGGACTCCGACTGGCGCTCCACTGCCGTCCATCTGTGTACCCGACACGGCGCTCCCGAGGAGTGCCTCGAGCCGCTCGCGGCGTGTCTGGACGCCGATCCGGCGACCCGCCGGCAGGCAGCGAGGGCGATCGATTGGAGTGATCGCCGGCCGGACGGCGTCGCCGACCGCCTGCTCGAGGCGACCGACGACGACGATCCGACGGTCCGGGCGGGGGCAGTCGGCGCGCTCTGCCATCAGTGCTGGATGCGCGACGGTGTTCCCGAGTGGGGCGACGAGGCGATGGCGGCGCTGGCCGACGCGCTCGTCGACGACGCGCGGGTCGTTCGCGTCCGTGCTGCGGGCGTGCTCGATTGTTACCCGTCGTATCTCCCCGAATCGGCGCTGTGGAGTGCGCTCGAGCCCGAGACACGCGGTCGACTGGCGCTCGGCGCGCTCCGGGCCGATCTCGACGAGACGGCGATCGACGAGTGCTACTGGCAGGTCGATTCGACGCTCGTCGGGGCACTCGACGCGACCGCGACGCGGGCTGTCCGCGAGGAGTTTCGGGCCCTCGGATGGCCCGTGGAGGATGGCAGCGAAGATCTCGACTCGTCTCCCCTCGCTCGGTCGGCGATCGCCGCCGCTGCGGAAACTGACCCGGGCGGGATCGACGATCCGGTGGCGTACGTCGAGGCGGTCCGCGACCGGATCGGGACTGACGGCGTCGATCAGTACGAATCTCGACTCCTCCGGGCGCTGTTCGCGACCGATCCGGACGTCGTTACTGACGCCGTTCCGGCGCTCGTTACGGCGCTCGAGACCGAGTCACCGGATGCAGACAGCCGCGAAGCGGCGCGGACGCTCGCAACCGTTCGGGAGGACACTCCCGACGCAGTGTCGGTCGTCCAGGAGACGCTCGTGGCCGCCGTCGGCGATCCGAGCGAGCGAGGGATACTCCGGGAAAAGCGATTAGTCGCGCTCGCGGCGATCGATCCCGACGCGGCTGCCTCGGAGCTGCGAGCCGCCTGCGAGTCCGTCGACAGGTACGGCTCAAGCGTCGGCAGGACCGTGGAGACGGTCGCGGCGACGACTCCTGCTGTGGTCGCGGCGGTGTCCGATGCCGCCGTCGCCGCGCTCGAGGAATCGGACGACAAACGGAACGAGCGCCTGCTCCGGGGACTGGCGACCGTCGCGGACCACGATCCCGATGCGCTCGTCTCGTCCGCAGACGCATTCGTCGACCGGCTCATCGCCGTGCATCCGGAAACGCGAACCGCTGCCGGTCGCGTCCTGCGGACGCTCCGGGGGTCACACCCCAAGGCGGTACCCGACGTGGCCGCGCCGCTCGTCGAGACCGACCCCGACGATCCGGCATGGCCGCTCGGTCCCGCCGCGAGCGAATCGTCCGAACTGGGTGGCCGTGCGGTGCGAGAGGCGATGTCGATGCTCGACTATCGCGGCGACCTGTGGGCACGTCGGTGTGGCGGATCGATCGCCGCGGTCGCGGTCGGCGACCCAGAGCAGGGACGAGCGGGCGCTCGAGAACTGGTCTCAAGGCTTTCCGATGACGATACCGGTCGATACGGGGCCTACGCATTCGTCGAGCTCGCGGAGCGGGAGCCAACGGTCGCGGCCGTCGCCGTCGACGACCTCGTTCGTCACCTGCGGGCCGGCTACCCAGACGACTACACGGCCGCCGACTGGCTTGGTAACGCGCTGCTCCCGATCGCGGACGCAGCACCCGACGCGGTCCGGGACGCGATTACGGCACACTACGGGGGGCCGACCGCGTTCGTCGACGCGGACATCGACCGACGATCACACCGCGAACGGATCGTCTCAGCGGCCGCGTTCAGCGACGACGGATCCGAAACGGTGACGGGCGGGGTCGACGAATCGGACGGCTCGACTCCGGAAAACGCGGACGAGGGCGGGGGCGACCTACTGCAATCGCTGTTGGATCGAGTTCTCGGAGAAAACGAAACGGATGACCGCTGAGGCTTACTCGGCCTCGGGAATCGCCGCGTCGTCGACGTACGGCAGTTCTCGAGCCTTCTCGCGGACCGCGCCGGCGTTGGACTTCATCAGCGCCGTCGTGTCCCAGACACCCTCGACGAGAGCCTTGCGCTGGGCGTCGTCGACGGTGACGTCGATCGTCTCGTCGCCGTAGGTAACCGTCTCAGCTTCGATGTCGATATCGATCTCGCCGTCGGGGTTCGTGTCGACCCAGTCCTGCAGATCCTGAATCGTCTCGCTATCGGCCGTCACGGTCGGAATTCCGAGGGCCAGACAGTTGCCCGCGAAAATCTCGGCGAAGCTCTCGCCGATGAGCGCGTCAATCCCCCAGCGCATCAGTGCCTGGGGTGCGTGCT
This genomic stretch from Natrinema sp. SYSU A 869 harbors:
- the leuD gene encoding 3-isopropylmalate dehydratase small subunit, producing the protein MSGDGAVDIPEVNYVSGSGIPIQGNDIDTDQIIPARFMKVVTFDGLGEFAFFDLRFDDDDNQKEHPFNEDRYQDSSVMVVNSNFGCGSSREHAPQALMRWGIDALIGESFAEIFAGNCLALGIPTVTADSETIQDLQDWVDTNPDGEIDIDIEAETVTYGDETIDVTVDDAQRKALVEGVWDTTALMKSNAGAVREKARELPYVDDAAIPEAE
- a CDS encoding EamA family transporter; this encodes MSRSLDASLFLLLAVLWGFSFPAISIGLEYLPPLLFAAARYDIAAVLLLIAAVIRVEEWRPTARNDLMAVAGGGVFLIAGNGLLFIGQQTVPSGVAAILQGLVPIITALWAIPLLGERLSALGAVGAAIGFLGVGLVIQPDPGNLLAGNTAPRLLIVGQVCSVALGGVLIQRAGPTIDRLPLVGWSMLIGGLVLHTVSLGTDELPSAEMISAVSVGALLYLGVFATAIAFLIYFRVLEEHGAFEAALIGYLVPIVATVASVFLLGEKIGVLTVVGFVLVAIGFALLKRRTIADAVGFSTGVGTP
- a CDS encoding HEAT repeat domain-containing protein, which gives rise to MTAACEREPDAVRGELAALADTVRGECAPEFDGDREEAARTVFAAFAVAGGRLFATVPEAAWDAVDAAVTARESDGPVGSYARAIVRTVPFPTESGTMNGPQLAVSDVRERLEDSDWRSTAVHLCTRHGAPEECLEPLAACLDADPATRRQAARAIDWSDRRPDGVADRLLEATDDDDPTVRAGAVGALCHQCWMRDGVPEWGDEAMAALADALVDDARVVRVRAAGVLDCYPSYLPESALWSALEPETRGRLALGALRADLDETAIDECYWQVDSTLVGALDATATRAVREEFRALGWPVEDGSEDLDSSPLARSAIAAAAETDPGGIDDPVAYVEAVRDRIGTDGVDQYESRLLRALFATDPDVVTDAVPALVTALETESPDADSREAARTLATVREDTPDAVSVVQETLVAAVGDPSERGILREKRLVALAAIDPDAAASELRAACESVDRYGSSVGRTVETVAATTPAVVAAVSDAAVAALEESDDKRNERLLRGLATVADHDPDALVSSADAFVDRLIAVHPETRTAAGRVLRTLRGSHPKAVPDVAAPLVETDPDDPAWPLGPAASESSELGGRAVREAMSMLDYRGDLWARRCGGSIAAVAVGDPEQGRAGARELVSRLSDDDTGRYGAYAFVELAEREPTVAAVAVDDLVRHLRAGYPDDYTAADWLGNALLPIADAAPDAVRDAITAHYGGPTAFVDADIDRRSHRERIVSAAAFSDDGSETVTGGVDESDGSTPENADEGGGDLLQSLLDRVLGENETDDR